One Chionomys nivalis chromosome 4, mChiNiv1.1, whole genome shotgun sequence genomic region harbors:
- the C4H3orf62 gene encoding uncharacterized protein C3orf62 homolog translates to MVAFREMSEKLRRCRKELTAAIDRAFEGVRHSQECTGPQRLDAPSLASLPVHRLFCRNPLAACPSATPCAALVASCTPENENPVFAPHHVPVNAKPLPLYPKRKPLTSKENVLMHSSILAREKQFWRAAGDGENWRKESLRKDDSNMLLSSSSQEVTKDLLDMIDHTSIRTIEELAGKLEFENELNRVCGRCQDSPLKEEAWALLVDESPRKSLDADPGSLKQAFDDQNIVETVLDLEEDYNLMTSFKYQIE, encoded by the exons aTGGTCGCTTTTAGGGAAATGTCTGAGAAACTACGAAGATGCAGAAAGGAGCTGACTGCAGCCATAGACCGAGCCTTTGAAGGAGTCAGGCATTCCCAGGAGTGCACAGGCCCACAGAGGCTGGACGCCCCATCGCTCGCCTCTCTGCCCGTGCACAGGCTGTTCTGCCGAAACCCACTGGCAGCTTGCCCCTCTGCTACCCCCTGCGCTGCGCTGGTAGCCTCATGTACTCCTGAGAATGAGAACCCTGTCTTTGCACCACACCATGTCCCAGTTAATGCAAAGCCCCTTCCTTTATACCCTAAAAGAAAACCTCTGACCAGCAAGGAAAATGTCTTGATGCACTCTTCCATTTTGGCACGTGAAAAACAGTTTTGGAGAGCTGCAGGAGATGGGGaaaactggagaaaagaaagtttAAG GAAGGATGACTCAAATATGCTGCTGAGCAGTTCTAGCCAAGAGGTCACAAAGGACCTGCTGGATATGATTG acCATACAAGTATCCGAACTATTGAAGAACTGGCTGGAAAACTAGAATTTGAAAACGAATTGAACCGTGTGTGTGGACGCTGCCAAGATTCACCCCTTAAGGAGGAGGCCTGGGCCCTGCTTGTGGATGAGAGCCCTCGGAAGTCTTTGGATGCTGACCCTGGGAGCCTCAAGCAGGCTTTTGATGACCAGAATATTGTTGAGACTGTTCTGGACTTGGAGGAGGATTACAACTTGATGACCTCTTTTAAATACCAAATAGAGTAA